ACCTGTTGGTGGACGGCGTGATGACCCACAATACCGTCAACCCCAACGGTCCCAGCGCCCTGATGTTTGCCTGGATGGGTCCGTTCATTGGTGCGCTTATCCGTCCTTTCGGTGGCTGGATTTCCGACAAGTGGGGTGGTGCCCTGGTAACCCAGATCTGCTCTATCGGCATGGTATTGGGCGCACTGTCTGCGGCTTACTACATGCAAGCGGCCTACAGCTCGGCCACGCCCGAGCAGTACTTCGTGCCTTTCTTTGTCAGCTTCATGGTGTTGTTTGCCTCCTCCGGTATCGGTAACGGCTCCACTTTCCGCACCATCGCCATGGTGTTCCCGAAAGAGCAGGCAGGCCCCGTACTGGGTTGGACTTCCGCTGTGGCCGCTTACGGCGCCTTCTACATCCCGCAGGTCATCGGTGAACAGATCAAAGCCGCCACCCCGGAAGTGGCACTGGTGGGTTTCGCCATCTTCTACGCGGTATGTGTGGTGATCAACTGGGCCTTCTACCTGCGCAAGAGCGGTGAGTTCTACAACCCGTAACAGACCTTAAGTGTGCTCTGTACTGAGCCCATAGTCTTGGCCCGTTCGCGGGCCTTTTTTATGTCCAGGGATGGACTGTATGCCGACAGGAGCCATGGATGGCGAGTCGGCGACGACCGCCAATAAGTACCAAGGGGTCTGGCCCCTTGGTACTTTCGTGAAGGACGTTCAATTGACCTAGGTCAGCTTCGGCTTAGTGCAATCGCTTCTATTATGAAACTTTCACCAGTTCGGAGTTGGGCATGGGGCTTGCTGTTGACCGGGTTGAGTACACGCCTGAAGAATTTCCACCTTACTCGGATCGTTTGTACGAGTGTCTGGATGCACTGGCCACGGCGATCCGAGATCCGGCCTTTGGTCGCGGTGCGCGCAAGATCGGCGCCGAGCTGGAGCTGTGCATTGTGGATGCTGCCGGGCAGCCGTTGCCGGAGAACCGCGCTATTCTGGATCAGGCCGCACGCCTGTATCCGACCGACAATCCCTATACCGTTGAGCTCAACCGGCACAACCTTGAAATCAATGCCGAGCCACAGTTGGCCGCAGACATGGGGTTTTGGCAGCTGGAACAACAGCTGAGCCAGCACTGGCAGCGGCTGGAGGCAATCGCTGAAAGCCAGGGGGGCGGTCTGGTGGCGATCGGTATTTTGCCCACGCTCACGGAAGCGAATTTGCTGGAATCGGGCATGACCGCGATGGCCCGTTATCAGGCCTTATCGCATGCGCTTCGGGCCTGGCGGGGCGAGGATTTCCGGTTGTGCATAGAAGGCAGTGAACGTCTCGACACCCAATGCTCGCATGTGGCCCCGGAAGGCGCCAATACGTCGTTCCAGTTTCACCTGATGGTGGCGCCCGAGGCCTTTGCCGATACCTTTAATGCCGTCCAGCTCACCACGCCGTTGGTGCTGGCGGTAGCCGCCAATTCGCCGTGTTTTCTGGAGCGCCTGTTGTGGGATGAAACCCGTATTGCCCTGTTCAAACAGTCCATTGATTGCCGCAATCCGGCCCGCCGGGCCTGGCACGAGCCGGCGCGGGTGGCCTTTGGCCATGGCTGGGTGCGGACGGATGCGTGGGAGCTTTTTGCCGAAGCAGTGGCCTTGTATCCGCCGCTGTTTCCGGTGTTGTCGCCACGCTCCCCCTTAGATCCCGTGGCCGGCCAGCAATGGCCGGCATTACCCGAATTGGCGTTGCACATGGGCACCACCTGGCATTGGAACCGGCCGGTGTACGAGGCCGGCGATGGTGGCAGTGTGCGCATTGAAATGCGGGCACTGCCGGCGGGGCCGTCGGTGCTGGATATGATGGCCAATGCCGCACTCGCGACGGGTCTGGCCGAAGGGCTGAAAACCCGGGTGGCGCCTTTGTTGGCGAGTCTGCCGTTCCGGTTTGCCGAACAGAATCTGTACCGCGCCGCGCGGCAAGGGTTGGATGCGGAACTGATCTGGCCTGATCCGGCCAGCCACCGGCTTGGGTGTCGGCGCGCGGGCGACATTCTGACGTCATTGCTGCCGCTGGCCGAGCAGGGGTTATTGAACCTGGGCATGGAGGCGTCATTGGTGCAGCGCTATCTGAGCGTGATCAGCGAGCGGCTTGAGCGCAATATCACCGGCGCCCGCTGGCAGCGACAACAGCTCACCGATTGCGGGGGGCAATCCCGCCGGCAAGCGCTGGCCGCCATGCTCAGTCGCTATCGTCAGCATCAGGCCACCGGCGCGCCGGTGCACGCATGGTAAGAGCGTTCGCATGTTGCCGGTGATCGATGCCTCGACCTTGCAGGTGCCTGCCGATGCCGGGCAATTTCTGCACTCGCTCGGGGGCGCTGTTGCGATCGAGCATCGGGTGGATGATACCTTGCCCTGGTGTGTGGTGTCGGTACTGGTGCATGGCAACGAACCGTCTGGTTTTTTTGCCTGCCATCAATTATTGAAAGCGGGTTTTAAGCCAGCATGGAATACCGCCTGGGTGATTTCCTCGGTGCGCGCGGCCCGGACTGCGCCAGAATTTACCCACCGGCATTTGCCCGGCGAGTACGATCTGAACCGACGCTTTGGCGTGCATCCCATAGACGATCCGGTCACGGCACTGGCCTTTGATATGACGGACTACATTCGCGAACGCCAACCGCGCTGGGTGCTGGATATTCACAATACATCGGGTCGCGGGCCGGCCTTTGGTGTGGCCGTGGCCAACAGCCAGGCCATAGCCAGTTTGTTGGCACCCTTCACCGACCGGTTGATCGTCACCCATCTGGTCGTGGGTTCGCTGATGGAACAGAATTTCAATTGCCCGGTGGTCACGCTTGAGTGCGGCGGCTCGGCGGACCCGGCCGCGCATAGTTGCGCAGTGTTGGGGCTGCGCCAATTGCTGGCTTCGCCGGCTCTGTCTGCGTCGCCGTCGCAACTTACCTTGTATCAACACCCTGTGCGCGTACAATTGCGCGCGGGACTGTCGCTCGCGTATGGTGACAGCGCCTGCCCCGGTGCCGTACTTACTCTGCGTTCCGACCTTGAGCAGCTCAACTGTGTTACCGCCCATCCCGGTACTTGCTTTGGTTGGTTACAGTCACCGCTGGCCGATGCTTTGTCCGCGGTGAATGACCAGCGTCAGGATGTCATTGAGCAGTTGTTTGAAGTGGACAAGGGCGTGCTGCAGAACCGGGTACCCATGCAGGTTTTCATGGCGACGCCACGCGCGGATATCGCCCTGTCTGATTGTTTATTTTACGCCGCCTGAGACCGGGCGGCGCCGAGGTTTTTTATGTCCCCCCGTTATCTAACGCCGTTTATTGCGGCGCTGGTGGCCTTGTCGCCGTTGGCCATGGACAGTTATTTGCCCGCCATGCCGCTGCTGGCGGCACACTTTGGCGTATCGGATGCGGCACTCAGCTGGACCATCAGCAATTTCCTGTTGGGGCTGGCAGCCGGTCAATTGCTGGGCGGGGCGGCGTCTGATCAGAAAGGGCGGCGGCTGGTATTGCTTACCGGCCTGTGTCTGTTTGTGTTGAGTTCACTGGCGTTGTCGCTGGCCGACAGTTTACTCGCGGCCAATAGTTGGCGGCTGCTGCAGGGCTTTGCCGGTGGCGTGGTGATGGTGGCATCAACCGCCATGGTCAAGGATGTGACGCCGCCCGACCAGCTGGCGGCACAAATCACCCAGATTGTTTTTGTGGTGATGCTCACACCGATTGTGGCGCCGATCGTGGGTTCGCTCATGTTGCCGCTGGGCTGGCGCAGTATTTTTCTGCTGAGTTTTGGCGCCGCTTTGATCATGTTGGTGCTGGCCTGGTGGAAAGTGGCGGAAACCGCTGCCCAGTACACCAATCGCCTGTCGTTGCGCGATGGCATGGCGCAGTATGTCTACATCTGGCGGTTTGAGTTGGACGGCGTGCGCATGGTGCGCTGGCAAGCGCTCAGTCTGTCGTGCAGTGCGTTGTTGAGCCTGGTGTTTGTGACCCTGTCCAGTCCGTTGCTGATGGGCTATTACCAATTAAGTGCCGATATGTTTCCCTACGCGTTCGGCTGTTTTGCGGTGTCTATCCTGATCGGTAACCGGATTGGCAAATGGATGGTGGGGCGCTACACCCCGCTGGTTATTTTCCGCGCCGGGTTGCTGGTGCAAAGTGTTGCGGTGGCGAGCTTGTTGCTGGCGGCAACCCTGATATCGGTGCCGCTCTGGTTGTGTCTGGTTTTGTTTATGACCGCGATCGGTACCGGATCAGCCATCGGTCCTTCCGGCACGTCATTATTCCTTAATCTGCTCGATAAGTACTACGGCAGCGCCACCGCCTATGAAACCACGCAGCGCTTTACCCTTGGAGCCTTACTGGGCAGCGCCGCCGTAGCCCTGCCGTTTGATCTGGTGTTAAGCGGTGCATTGGTGATGAGCCTCAGCCTGCTGGTGAGTATTCTCGCTTACTGGCGGGTAAGTGCGCACTGGCCGGCCGAATACCGCCAGTAGCCTGCTATACTGCCGGTAATGCACTGCTGACAACAGGACGTGTTCATGCAATCTGCACCCGAACATCCCAGAGAGTCGGAGCGGCTATCGGCCCTGCTCAGGCTGGATATTCTCGATACCGAAGCAGAGAAGACCTTTGATGAGCTGACCGAGATCGCCAGCGCAATCTGCGATACGCCGATTTCGCTCATCAGTCTGGTGGACTCCGAACGCCAGTGGTTTAAATCCCGCGTGGGGCTGGACGCCGATCAAACGCCCCGTTCATTGGCGTTTTGCGCTCATGCGATTCTGGAAGACGGCGTGTTCGAGGTGCCCAATGCGCTCGAAGACCAACGCTTTGCCGATAATCCCCTGGTGACGGGTGCGCCCGATATTCGTTTCTATGCCGGTGCGCCACTGGTCACAGAAGACGGCATGCCCATCGGCACGTTATGTGTGATCGATCGCGAGCCGAAAAAACTGACGCCCACTCAGCAGCGAGCATTGAAAGTGTTGGCCAATCAGGTGGTGGGTCAGCTCGAGTTGCGTTTGCGCAACCGACGTCTGAAAGCGATTGTGGAAAACCGCGAGAAACTGTTTTCTGTGATTGCCCACGACCTGCGCGGGCCCTTCAATGGCATTCTGGGCTTTTCCCGCTCGCTCACCGAAAAAGCGGAAAAGCTGACGCCCGCTCG
This region of Simiduia agarivorans SA1 = DSM 21679 genomic DNA includes:
- a CDS encoding MFS transporter codes for the protein MSPRYLTPFIAALVALSPLAMDSYLPAMPLLAAHFGVSDAALSWTISNFLLGLAAGQLLGGAASDQKGRRLVLLTGLCLFVLSSLALSLADSLLAANSWRLLQGFAGGVVMVASTAMVKDVTPPDQLAAQITQIVFVVMLTPIVAPIVGSLMLPLGWRSIFLLSFGAALIMLVLAWWKVAETAAQYTNRLSLRDGMAQYVYIWRFELDGVRMVRWQALSLSCSALLSLVFVTLSSPLLMGYYQLSADMFPYAFGCFAVSILIGNRIGKWMVGRYTPLVIFRAGLLVQSVAVASLLLAATLISVPLWLCLVLFMTAIGTGSAIGPSGTSLFLNLLDKYYGSATAYETTQRFTLGALLGSAAVALPFDLVLSGALVMSLSLLVSILAYWRVSAHWPAEYRQ
- a CDS encoding glutamate--cysteine ligase, which produces MGLAVDRVEYTPEEFPPYSDRLYECLDALATAIRDPAFGRGARKIGAELELCIVDAAGQPLPENRAILDQAARLYPTDNPYTVELNRHNLEINAEPQLAADMGFWQLEQQLSQHWQRLEAIAESQGGGLVAIGILPTLTEANLLESGMTAMARYQALSHALRAWRGEDFRLCIEGSERLDTQCSHVAPEGANTSFQFHLMVAPEAFADTFNAVQLTTPLVLAVAANSPCFLERLLWDETRIALFKQSIDCRNPARRAWHEPARVAFGHGWVRTDAWELFAEAVALYPPLFPVLSPRSPLDPVAGQQWPALPELALHMGTTWHWNRPVYEAGDGGSVRIEMRALPAGPSVLDMMANAALATGLAEGLKTRVAPLLASLPFRFAEQNLYRAARQGLDAELIWPDPASHRLGCRRAGDILTSLLPLAEQGLLNLGMEASLVQRYLSVISERLERNITGARWQRQQLTDCGGQSRRQALAAMLSRYRQHQATGAPVHAW
- a CDS encoding GAF domain-containing sensor histidine kinase; the protein is MQSAPEHPRESERLSALLRLDILDTEAEKTFDELTEIASAICDTPISLISLVDSERQWFKSRVGLDADQTPRSLAFCAHAILEDGVFEVPNALEDQRFADNPLVTGAPDIRFYAGAPLVTEDGMPIGTLCVIDREPKKLTPTQQRALKVLANQVVGQLELRLRNRRLKAIVENREKLFSVIAHDLRGPFNGILGFSRSLTEKAEKLTPARIADIAESILSSALKVYARLDELLQWSKSHLGAFRAHLRPCDLDSLLNADLELIQDALNLKKIQLVFDLEDDLRVMADPTLTKTVVRNLLTNAAKYAPRGSAIQVRARQEGNRVRVSVENGGEPIPETIRDHLFKGPVDSQIGSGAESGQGIGLSICYDLMALQSGIIMLDRQFQQGTRIIFSLPAAD